Within the Dolichospermum compactum NIES-806 genome, the region TTCTGCTCTTCTGTGTTTAACATAATACATTAATTTAAAATTAAGAAATTCTAAGAACTCATTCTTTCAACAATAAACGGCATTGACAACCGATACAAAATCCAAGCCACAAATAACAACACAAAACTCAAACCACTCACTAGCCAAAATCCAGTGGGATTGGATACCACTCCACTTATCGCCAAATCCCTGGCTGTGACTAACAACGGTGTAACAGGATTCCAACTCACCACCACACTAAACCACCCTTGCTTAGGAACGGGAAAAATCACAGGAGTTAACAACATCCAAGGCGTAACAATTAACGGTATCACCCTGCCCACATCCCCATACAAAGTCCCCAAAGGCGCGAGAAGTAAGCCAATTGCTGTTCCTAAGATGATCAAATGAATCAAAGCTACAGGCGCTAGAAACACACTCCAGGTAACGGGAATATGAAACCAGAGGAATAACCCGAAAATTAAAATTAACTTAATACCAAAATTAAAAAACACTTCGCCTAATTTAGCCAAAATAATCGCTTCCTTGGGGAAGTTAATTTTTGCCAGCATTGACCTAGCCCCACCCACAGCCGCCAAAGGACCACTCAAAGCCTCCACAAAGGTCTGCCATAGTGACATACTAAACATCACATAAGCCGGATAGGGAATATCCGTAATCCCAATATTTACAGCCCCAGCATTTTTAGCAACTACCAGCCCCAAGGCTGTGATAATGGGTGGAAAAAACGCCCACAACACACCCAACAAAGACTGGCGATATTGGGCGCTAATATCTCTCACCAATAACCGCCATGCTAATTCTCTTGATGCTAACAAATCTCGCCACATTTCTTTGAATAGTATCAAAGGATGGCGAATGCGACTCTCTGGTGTGTAAACCACCCTAAGAGGAATCTGATTATATCTACTAAGTTTTCCCAATCTACACCTCTGTATCAAGTTTTATTGATAACTATATCTAACACAGCAATACCTTGTCCATTTTTTGTAGGTCGGGTTAAGCGACAGCGCAACCGGACGCATTTTTTGGGTTATGGCTATCGCCACACTATGGTTAACGCCACGCTCTGCGAACGTGCCTCAACCCAACCTACAAATCAAGACTTTTTTCAATTTGGACAAGGTAATAATGGCAGCCATTCAGGATTAAGAATTTCTGTTAAAGAATAAGGGCAAGTTTCAGGGAAAATTGCCGGAGATAGTTCAGATTTACGAATAGCATTATTTCTAGCTTTAATGTATATCTTATCTAGGATTTTTGCACAATGATCATAAAGAACTTTAGACTCCAATAATAAATCTAATTCAGAATAAATTTACTCCTTTTTCTGCTAGTAACTGTCTTAATTTAGCTAATTCCGCTTCCGCTAAATCAGCCCGTTGTTTTTCCTGTTCAGCCCGTTGCTTTTCTTGTTCAGCCCGTTGCTTTTCTTGTTCAGCCCGTTGCTTTTCTTGTTCAGCCCGTTGTCTTTCTCTTTCTTCTGGAGTAGGCAACCAGTTATTATCTTTATCATACCAACGTAACCACTGTCTAGTTAATCCTTGATATTCTCCCTCCCATAATCCTAAACCCAATTCTGCTTCTTCTAACCATACCCCTAATCCATTAATAGAGATAGGTTGATAGCGGTTCATTACCAAACCAAAACAGTTAAACTCCTGGGTATAGCGGTTATAGACAAAATAATAGGGGATTCTCAGAATTTGCTCATATACTGTCCATTTATTTGGAGGTTGATTAACTTCCCGTAAATTTTTCCCTAAGTCTTCGTTTTCTGTTCCTGGTGATATTAGTTCTACCACCACAAAGGGATATGTTCCTTCATACCAAGTCACATAACTTAATCTCAGTTCTGTTTCTTCATAAAAACGGGATACCCCTAATACCGCAAACCAATCTGGTCTTTTATACCATTGTGTATGCTTGCTATCATAGTATAAATTTAAGTCACTACCTGTAAATACATTATCTTCCGCATAACTAGGTGGACGGAAAGTAATACGCAATAATTCTGGTTGTAAAAGGTGAAATTCGTCTGGCAAACCTGGCTCCTCTGGATCTTCGCTAGGTAAATCATACATCGTCGGCAGTGTTTGTCGAGGAGGTAATGGCTCATAGTTAGGTTTGCTATACACATCGCTTTGATACATCATTAATTATCTCCTGTATTCAATACTGTTGCCAAGATTTAACTATCTGCTTAATTGTCTGATACTTTTAACCGAGACATTCCCTTACATCGTGAACATCCAGTACAACATCACCAACTGAGTTGGTAAAGGTGGTATCCCACATTGCCTTAAGGAAAATCCCCACGGCTCCATTGAAATTGCATGAGATACATCATAGCCCCCTCATCGCTTGCGGGGAGTGGGTTGGGGGTGGGGTTCTTGTATCTCACTCAATCGAGAACCGCTATAGCAAGTATGATCATGAATACCATTTTCTGATACGTAATCTAAATTGAAACCTATACACAAAGCCAGTTTTACTCCTGGATGGGTGCATTCCCTGGTCCCCTACGACTCCTGCTGTATCAATTACTGTAAATCAAATTCATAGCTTTAACTTTAATTTCTTCTTCATCAATTTTTTGTTTAAGTTCATTATCTGTGTATATACCCTCAAAAGCTTCCAATGCTGCTTTTTTAATAGCAGTATCAAAAGCATCAGTTAAAATTTCTTGTAACTCCTCTTCATTAGCATAGAACCCACCAGATTTTTTCCGCTTATTGACTTTCTTGATTTCTTTGCTGCTATTATAAATCGAAAACTCCCAAGAGCGAGTGCTACGTTTTTCTGCTTCTTGTTTAATTAAGTGTAGTAATAAAATTACTGCATAGCTATATATCTTAGCTAATTTATCTTCCCTTGACATTTCTTCAAGCTGACTGACAATTTCTAAGGCTTGATCATATTCTTGTTTTTCAATTAATTCCCGTAATAATAATAGTTCTTCCATAAGATACTCATCCTAACTATTATTGATATTTTATCAATTTGACATACTCACTTACCTACAGCGATTTCCAATCATATAAGGTACATCATAGCCCCCTCATCGCTTGCGGGGAGGGGGCTTATGATGTATCTCATTCAAGTGCATACTGCTATAGAAGTTAGCATAGTTAGTATCTCAATACCTTGTCCATTTTTTGGAGGTCGGGTTAAGCGACAGCGCAACCAGACGCATTTGTTGGGTTATGGCTATCGCCACACTATGATTAAAATCAATGCAGGATAAATCCTGCCTCTAGCCTTCATCCTTTGTCTAAAGCACAGATGTAGCTGACTTAGGAAGCTACATCTTCAAGGGTTTTCGGCATTTCCCTTATAAGAAGGTTGCATGGGAGGGACTGAGATCAAAAAGACCATCAAAGCCCAACTCACTGTTCAATACTATCCCGGTTCTGTCACTCTCGGACAACAATAATCGAATTTTTTGTAACTC harbors:
- a CDS encoding Uma2 family endonuclease, with product MYQSDVYSKPNYEPLPPRQTLPTMYDLPSEDPEEPGLPDEFHLLQPELLRITFRPPSYAEDNVFTGSDLNLYYDSKHTQWYKRPDWFAVLGVSRFYEETELRLSYVTWYEGTYPFVVVELISPGTENEDLGKNLREVNQPPNKWTVYEQILRIPYYFVYNRYTQEFNCFGLVMNRYQPISINGLGVWLEEAELGLGLWEGEYQGLTRQWLRWYDKDNNWLPTPEERERQRAEQEKQRAEQEKQRAEQEKQRAEQEKQRADLAEAELAKLRQLLAEKGVNLF
- a CDS encoding DUF29 family protein, with protein sequence MEELLLLRELIEKQEYDQALEIVSQLEEMSREDKLAKIYSYAVILLLHLIKQEAEKRSTRSWEFSIYNSSKEIKKVNKRKKSGGFYANEEELQEILTDAFDTAIKKAALEAFEGIYTDNELKQKIDEEEIKVKAMNLIYSN
- a CDS encoding ABC transporter permease produces the protein MWRDLLASRELAWRLLVRDISAQYRQSLLGVLWAFFPPIITALGLVVAKNAGAVNIGITDIPYPAYVMFSMSLWQTFVEALSGPLAAVGGARSMLAKINFPKEAIILAKLGEVFFNFGIKLILIFGLFLWFHIPVTWSVFLAPVALIHLIILGTAIGLLLAPLGTLYGDVGRVIPLIVTPWMLLTPVIFPVPKQGWFSVVVSWNPVTPLLVTARDLAISGVVSNPTGFWLVSGLSFVLLFVAWILYRLSMPFIVERMSS